A genomic segment from Glycine soja cultivar W05 chromosome 18, ASM419377v2, whole genome shotgun sequence encodes:
- the LOC114394807 gene encoding Werner Syndrome-like exonuclease, whose protein sequence is MVEENSVPLWIQNRMYPVVTMSVVDHNLPFHTHNYNLYEVTFQCCHYDTIIHTLLTSDPSRVASWLPNNDGVRRRNNLMVGLDVEWRPNYQPNPVATLQLCIGHRCLIFQIIHAPSIPAALISFLANPNITFFGVGIRADAEKLLVDYNLHVANVRDLRPLAVERLSRAFYPDVSQAGLATLARHVLGVAVEKPQWITRSRWDDRRLTKEQVQYATIDAFLSYEIGRQLNDPSAIM, encoded by the coding sequence ATGGTAGAAGAAAATAGCGTGCCGCTTTGGATCCAAAACAGAATGTACCCAGTGGTCACGATGAGCGTGGTGGACCACAACCTCCCCTTCCACACCCACAACTACAACCTCTACGAAGTCACCTTCCAGTGCTGCCACTACGACACAATAATCCACACCCTCCTCACCTCCGACCCCTCCCGAGTCGCCTCTTGGCTCCCCAACAACGACGGCGTCCGCCGCCGCAACAACCTCATGGTGGGCCTGGATGTCGAGTGGCGGCCCAATTATCAGCCCAACCCCGTCGCCACCCTCCAACTCTGCATCGGTCACCGCTGCCTCATCTTCCAGATCATCCACGCGCCCTCCATCCCAGCCGCTCTCATTTCCTTCCTGGCTAACCCTAACATCACCTTCTTCGGTGTCGGGATCCGCGCCGACGCCGAGAAGCTTCTAGTAGACTACAATCTTCACGTGGCCAATGTCCGTGACCTCCGCCCCTTGGCCGTGGAGAGGCTTTCTCGCGCGTTTTACCCTGACGTGAGCCAGGCCGGGCTGGCGACGTTGGCCCGCCACGTGTTGGGCGTGGCGGTTGAGAAGCCACAGTGGATCACAAGGAGCAGGTGGGATGATCGTCGCCTCACTAAGGAACAGGTTCAGTATGCGACCATCGATGCCTTTCTCTCCTATGAGATTGGACGCCAGTTGAATGATCCTTCAGCGATTATGTAG
- the LOC114397323 gene encoding Werner Syndrome-like exonuclease, whose translation MSMTTTLIRENGIGNNNYKSYEVKMGTHTIQTLVTTSPCQVGIWLSTNTRNTHDNLKIVGLDVEWRPNTQSNSQQPNPVATLQLCIDHNCLIFQILHATLVPRALTSFLANRHVNFVGVGVRDDAQKLLRDYNLHVANAVDLRSLAEQKLKVFWLGSAGLAALGRFFLGVDINKPHHITTSLWDNRFLTHEQVQYATIDAFVSSEIGRRILIS comes from the coding sequence ATGTCGATGACAACAACACTGATAAGAGAAAACGGCATCGGCAACAACAACTACAAAAGCTACGAAGTGAAAATGGGCACCCACACCATCCAAACCCTCGTAACCACTTCTCCCTGCCAAGTCGGTATCTGGCTCTCCACCAACACCCGCAACACCCACGACAACCTCAAGATCGTGGGCCTGGACGTTGAGTGGCGGCCCAACACCCAGTCCAACAGTCAGCAGCCCAACCCCGTCGCCACCCTCCAGCTCTGCATCGACCACAACTGCCTCATCTTTCAGATCCTCCACGCGACCCTTGTCCCACGCGCCCTCACCTCCTTCCTCGCCAACCGCCACGTCAATTTCGTTGGGGTCGGCGTCCGAGACGACGCCCAGAAGCTTCTGAGAGACTACAATCTCCACGTGGCCAATGCCGTCGACCTTCGCTCCCTCGCCGAGCAGAAGCTCAAGGTGTTTTGGCTGGGCTCGGCCGGGCTCGCCGCATTGGGCCGCTTCTTCCTGGGCGTCGACATTAACAAGCCCCACCACATCACCACGAGCCTCTGGGACAATCGCTTCCTCACTCATGAACAGGTTCAGTACGCGACTATTGACGCCTTTGTCTCCAGTGAGATTGGACGACGCATTTTGATTTCGTAA
- the LOC114397322 gene encoding uncharacterized protein LOC114397322: MYMVTDDLVVTPMSSISAVSYLKRLPVPLSDMEERVITIGVKEGLGILKASLTSTFALTNGLKHFIKTTEENGPITSAWSKFINKVLNFSHNIIVFRLLAVVSRLQSVYAISTISKIATKLEPEPQFKTLVMGATKYTLTYIRAVAFLLLSCFVLGKLLGKTS; this comes from the exons ATGTACATGGTGACAGATGACTTGGTTGTGACTCCAATGTCATCCATTTCTGCTGTTTCATATCTAAAAAGACTTCCAGTACCACTCTCTGACATGGAGGAAAGGGTCATAACAATTGGTGTGAAGGAG GGTCTTGGAATATTGAAAGCTTCATTGACCTCAACATTTGCTTTGACAAACGGCCTGAAACACTTCATAAAAACCACTGAGGAGAATGGACCAATCACTTCCGCATGgtctaaatttataaataaggtTTTAAATTTTAGCCACAACATCATAGTTTTTAGACTCCTTGCAGTTGTATCACGACTGCAATCTGTGTATGCAATTTCTACAATTTCAAAGATTGCAACAAAACTGGAGCCGgaaccacaatttaaaactttGGTTATGGGTGCTACAAAATACACTCTTACATATATCAGAGCAGTAGCTTTTCTATTGTTATCATGCTTTGTATTAGGTAAACTGTTAGGTAAAACATCATGA